In the genome of Arachis stenosperma cultivar V10309 chromosome 6, arast.V10309.gnm1.PFL2, whole genome shotgun sequence, the window TACGGCAAAAACAAATTTTTGGATAAATTGGAAGCAAATCTACACaaagaaatggaagaaattCTCAAAAAGGAAGAGATCTTTTGGTTCCAAAAATCCAAAGCTCAATGGATAGTTGAAGGAGATCGCAATACAAAATTTTATCACACCAAAACTATCATTAGAAGAGCCAAAAATAAAATCAGCAAGCTTAGAAACCAGCAAGGAGAATGGATAGAAAATGGGACCGAAACCAAGGATCATGTTGTTCAGTTCTTCAAAGACCTATATCAGAATGAGGTAAACATCATTCCTTTAAATTTTACTGCTCAAACAAGTCCTAAAATAGATTCAGTTTTTTGTAAGGATATGATAAAGACACCGACTCTAGAAGAGACAAAGAAGGCAGTCTTTAGCATTGGTTCCTTGAAGGCTCCAGGAAGAGATGGTTTTCCGGCCCTCTTCTTTAAGAGGAATTGGGAGATAGTGAAAAACAAGATGATGGAGCATGTGACAAGGTGCTGGAACAACCcagaagaaatagaagaagcCAACACAACTCTCATAACCCTCATCCCAAAAATTCAAACTCTGGAATTTATCACTCAATTCAGACCGATAGCTCTATGTAATGTCAACTATAAAGTGATTACCAAGATTCTTGTCAACAGAATTAAGCCAACCTTAAACGACATCATAGCTCCCTACCAATCCAGTTTTGTGCCGGGAAGGAACATCCAGGACAACATTATTATAGCAAAGGAAGTGATGCACTCTATGAAACGGATGAGAGGGAAAGCCAAATTCATGGCGATCaagattgattttgaaaaggcgTATGATAGAATCAACTGATATTTCTTAGAGAAAAGACTGTTGGAGATTAATATGCCTAGAAATTGCGTTAGCATTATCATGAAGTGTGTGAGAACAGTTAAATACAATCTGTTGTGGAATGGGAGCATGACAGAGGATTTCTCACCTAAGAGAGGAATCAGACAAGGAGATCCCATCTCTCCCTATCTTTTTGTGATATGTATGGATGCCCTATCCCAGCTTATAGAAAAAACTGTTGAACTGAATAATTGGAAGCCGTTCACTATCGGAAGAAGGGGGCCTGAGATTTCCCACATTCTCTTCGCAGACGACCTTTTAATTTTTGCAGAAGCTACCCCTACTCAACTTCAAAATGTGATTGACACTATTAACACCTTTTGTAATGCCTTAGGTCTTAAGATAAACCAAGCAAAGACTTCTATAGTTTTCACTAAAAATGTCTCTAATCAAATAAAGCAGGAGATGTATAACATGTCTGGATTTAAAGAAAGCAAGGAGCTTGGAAGATACCTTGGAGCCATGATCAAAAAcaatagaaaaggaaaagacAACTACAAGAATGTCATGGATAGAGTCCAAAATAAGCTCAAGGGGTGGAAGAGCAAATGTCTCTCTCTTGCAGGGAGAATCACCTTAGCTCAAGCGGCCATCAGCCCTATGCTCAATTACGAAATGCAACATAGCAGAATACCTAAAGGAATGTGTAATGATATTGAAAAAATGCAGAGAAAGTTCATATGGGGGGATGaggaaaataagagaaaaatgCATCTTATAAGCTGGAAAACTTTATGTCAACCGAAGCAGGATGGAGGTTTAGGATTCAGAAGACTCAACTTAATGAATGATGCATTTCTACTAAAAGTCATTTGGCGGTGGAAGAATAATTCGAACTCTTTATGGGCAGAAGTTTTAAACCACAAATATGAGAGAGATCAAGGAATGGATGACATCATTCAGTCTAGAAATTCAGATTCAGCTCTTTGGAGAGAAATGACCAAATTATGGACAACCTTCCAGAAAAACACCATTCACTATTTAGGGAATGGGCTTGCGACAAAATTATGGACAGATTATTGGTTGGACAAAGGCGAATGCTTGATCAACTACAACCAGAACTCAACATTTGATGAGAATAGCTTAGTTTGGGAGTGGACAGACAATGAAGGAGAATGGGATCTGAGTAAGCTCAAACAAGCTTTACCAAATCAGATAATCGATAAAATAAGAGCAATCCCtccaccaaacttagaacaggAGCAAGATACCATGGGTTGGATGCACTCTTCGGATGGAGACTTCTCTGTGGCAAGTACCTATAAATGGCTAGCTGGATGGACAGAACCTAAAAGCTCTATTTGGGACAGAATTTGGAAGTGGAAGGGCcctcaaaaaaataaaatcttcatGTGGTTAACTATGCATCAAAGAATCCCTACAAAAGAAAGGATGAAGAAAATTTGTGGTGGGAATGGTTGTTGCCACCATTGCCCAGATAAGGAAGAAAACATCCTTCATGTCTTAAGGGACTGCCCCAAGGTCTCTAGAATTTGGACCCAGTTAATTAAACCAGAAGCTATTGGAAGTTTTTTCGGCCATCAACTATTAGATTGGGTGGAGCAGAATCTAAATCAAGAActaggaaaagaaaataactatAGCTGGAGGGACACTTTCATGACAACATGCTGGAGAGTTTGGTTTTGGAGGAATCAAGAAGTACACAATCAAAACTACCAGAGACCGAAAGAAGCTACCAATGAAATTATATTACAAGTACAACAAAATAGTGAAGCTTTTAAGAAAGATGAGCACCTGACTGAACAGAAGAGAAGAACTGAGATTTATGTATCCTGGAAACCACCCTCGGAAGGCTGGGTGGCTTTCAACACGGATGGAGCTGCAAAAGAGAATCCTGGCCTGGCATCCTGCGGAGGTGCAATTCAAGACCATCAGGGAAGGTGACTAGGGGGTTTTTCTCGCAGCATTGGCCTATGCTCGGCTTTCAATGCTGAGCTTTGGGGAATCCATGACGGCCTAAACCTTTCCTGGACTATGGGAATGAGGAAAATCATTATATATAGTGATGCCGCTGCTGTTATAGCCCTTATCAATAATCGGCGAGAACTCCATAACCATCCCAATCCTTTGGTGCGTTTAATTGCAAATTGGAAGAAGAGAAATTGGAAAACTTGTTTCAGCCACATACTCAGAGAAGGTAATAGAGTGGCGAACAGATTGGCGAGAATCGGCGCTGAAATTGATCCTGGTCTTGTCTTTTGGGATGCTCCGCCGCAAGAGGTGAACGACTTTGTGCATGAAGATGGGAGAGGGATAATGCTTTCCCGTATCTCCAGGCGCTAGTgtgctttctttgttttcttttgtgttttttttgttttttctctttctttagGCCTATGGCCCCTCATatcatcaaaaaaaaaaaatgaccaaaaacaaaagaaagaatgGCTCAAGATTCGGTGGTCCCAAAACGTTTGGATCATTAAATTGTCCCATAacaaaatatgttttttaagattttttaagAACTGCTAAATAGtccttttttaaatttaattataaattaaccccatatattttatttaattataaaaataattttttattttataaataattattttattataaatctATCATGTTGATTAAcaattaagaacaaaaataataacaaattagaTCTTCCATTGATCCTAATAACTTTTTTGGTTATTCTAAtcgattaaaaaattaaatttgatccGGAACGCTCGTAAGGAATCACAAAATCGTGTTTCCTTGaaaatcaatcgattgaatttcaatttATCACTAAATAATCGATTGAAAATTGTAAGAAAGCATGGTTTCCGCATAAATAAATCAATTGGTCATATtaaccaatcgattgaacgaTGAATTAAATGTAGATTTTAtgtaattcaatcgattgtttagaattttcaatcgattgaatttttcaaaacaatcgattgaatttttcaaaacaatcgattgggtaacacaattcaatcgattgcttttgttattcaatcgattgaagtgtgctacccaatcgattgaaatgtGTACTATCCTATTTCAATCTTGTTATCATTTTTAGAAATTATCTTGTTATTCATGtatcttatctttaaaattctatcttcaatttttgcagttttattttgatttagataCTCTAATCTTATCATTTCCTTAATATTAAGGTGATTGCTACGGTACGATGATAAATTAATACGTACTGATACGCTTAAGATATGGACAAATAACAATAAGCCATGTGGAATTTATTTTCCACGTcagcatttaattttttcttttttaaatatatagtatatcaccacttttactaaaacacctttttaattaaataaaaaaaatatttatttatttaattttataaaaagactTAAACATCCTTTCTTTATTTGATGagacaaaaatatccttttaaattaatcaaattttaaaattaaaaaattaaacaaaacaaaaatatatctaaaaaaaattgtttttgaaatcTAGGTTTTAGAAATCCTTTTCATCTTGTCAAGTtcttctaataaaaaattgtttctgggtttcaaaaatcttcttcatcttctcaagTTCTTCCCTTCCCTTcgtatctctctctctctccccctggAGCTCggtctctctcatctctctcaCCGTGGCGTCGCCGTTGCTCTCTGTCTCGTCATCGTCTTGCACATAGTCGCGTGCGCCTTCGTTGCGCTCTTCGTCGCCGGCGGCAGAAGCAGCAGGTTCAGGGGCTCGTCGTCTTCTTGCTTCGAGTGTCGCCGTCAGCCTCCTTCGCGCAATCAGAAGCTGCTTCATGATTTGGTGAGTTCTAACAAAGGTAGGATTTTATTGTTCCAAGTTAGTTGAAAATTGAAACCGTGACGCTGATGTTTTCTTCCCTTTTCATCGCCACAAAGAATCCTTATATTCTGGCTCACCCACTTCACTAGATCACACTGTCATTTGATGATTCCATCAATATCATTGTTTATTTAGTTGTTAATCAACCACTTTGTTAatgtaaaataaattgaaattctAGGTTTGGGTAAAGTGGGGACAGAGACGCCAGTTCATTCCCCAGAACAAGCTAGATAActtaattgataattttttataatagatcAGTTGTTCATTCCTTCTTTGAATTGTCCAGTTATATTTAGGTCTTCCTAGTTTGTTATTAGTGCAACAATTGTCAGTGATTTGACTTTTAGGTTGGATACTACCTGATTTTGTTACAAAGTAGAAATTTGCTTCGATTCAATTTAATACATAGGTGTTTACTCAGCAGTTTATTGTTTTCCATATTGTTCCATCATTGTGACTAAGCATGAACTTTGTTACTCAAATATTACAGGGAAATCATTTGGATTTACGGCTTGTTCGGAACCAGTGGCTTTTAATAGATCCCAAAATACATTTTCTTATGTCAGAGGCAAATGAAGACAAAACATCTGGAGATTATATCTACCTACTCTTTTCTTTTACTATTTCAAATGATATATAATTCCCATGCTCATTGCATTTCAGGATGGTTATGTTCCGTATCATTCTGCCAGAATTGAACCGAGTTCAGCGGCTTCCTTGGATTCCTCTAAAAGAGGGAAAATCTTCCATGAGATGCTAAATAATTTGTTGGGCCAAATCCAAAGTGACTCTGACCATCGTGTGGTAATCCGATGTGATGTCAACTTCAACACGGCTTGCTTTGGCAGAAACTTAAACACACTTATTGGACGCACTGCACATATTGAGTTCTTGGAGTCCGACATTTTCGCCAAGTTCATAATGTGGTCTTTCCCAGAGCTGTTCAGATAGTAAACAACTGAATTTCCATAATTCAGGCCATTTTGTCAGTTTAGCAAAACAGATAGGTCGACCGAAGAAGGCTTTCGGAGCAGTGTAATTGAAATAGCCAAGAGATGCTGAATTCATGTCCGTCAAATGTCAAAACTCCATGGCATCCGGCTTGATTCTCGCAGTCTGAATCATAATCCTCCAAAAAATGTGCCCGCATTTTGCTTACATGGGGAATCTTGTGGCATGTGTGGAGCAACAGGCCTTGCATGGAAGGGGAATATACATTACCAATATCCATTGCTATCGCTTTGTGTCTTATTTCATTGTCTTTTAGCCTTCAGTTGGTGTTCATAAGAGAGACCATCTGCTTACTTTATACATTAGTGATCTGATTTTCTCTCTTTGTTGAAGGGTGAGGAACTGAGAAAACTTATCGGTGCTCCAGTTTACATCGAATGTAGTTCAAAAACACAGCAGGTACATATATGTTCTCTGCATCTATAAAAGTTCCAAAGGTTAGATAATATCACGTCCCTAATGATATCTGCCATTGAATATAGAATGTGAAAGCTGTTTTTGATGCGGCCATCAAAGTAGTTCTCCAGCCTCCAaagcagaagaaaaagaagagaaagggtCAAAAAACCTGTTCCATATTGTGATCTTCTCAGTTCTAAATTGGTAGTTGGCAGAGGATGACATGACTGTAGCCTTTTCTTGGTAGTCTTTGCCATTCTATATCTTTGCTGCATAAcacatgatggtgttggtgttCCGGAAACATTACTGAACCAAATGTTCGGACGAGAGGGACAAGAATCCGAGGAGGGTATTAGTCTGCTCATCAGCAGAAAGTTGCTGAAGCTGATGAATGGAGACGTGCGGTATCTGAGGGATGCTGGCAAATCATCTTTCATCTTAACAGTTGACTGGCTGCTTCCCAGAAATTGATTGCTTAAAGTTATAGGAAAATAaatactttgagtttttgtacATCATAGAGACTGACATAGATTGGTTGAGACAAATTTTGTACAGAAGGctctttcttttcattttgaagaTTGTCCATTTTGGTTTCTTCCTTGTATCATTCCTTTGAAAGTGTAAAAATAGCACATGAATGAAAGAAAGTTATTGCATCTCATTTGTtgactaatttattttttattggcTTTATTGAATCTGAATCATCTTTTATATCTTTATGCAGCAATTCAAAATTAAGTTCAACATTGTTTTGAAGAAATTCACTGAAGTTGATGATTCGTTtcatttaaattagaattttgaatGGCGGTTGAAACTACAATTGTAACTCTGTTATGAACTCACAGTTTTCTTATATTAGAAGTGAAAAGAAGAGACATTCCATGTCATTATAAATAGTAACACAAGCTAGAGACATTCCATGATTGAGTGTCACGAACTTCAATTTTCACAGTGATTCTGGTTTTGCAGAGGGCTGTGTTATAGAACTGCAAATTCATATCTTAACCTTTAACATCTCCATTTGCATTCATTTTTGAACACATAGACTGCTCATAATTTCAGAATGCAGGAAAAAAAGGTGAAGAGAACATTTAATTATCCAAACTTGAATCCAATTTTGATTTGCTGCATAAATAAGAGATGATTCAGAAAATTTAACCATATATTGAGTAAAATTACAGTTGGCCTGGGATGAAAATAGAACTTAAATCAGTTAAATGTAAGACTGATCTTTGCTTTTTGAAAATGTTAAGGCATTGCTAAAACATCAATAAAGAAATAAGAGAACagacatatataaataaataagccATACATCCCATGTTAGAAATTTCTTTAGCTATAAAGGAGATGTTATTAGTTGAAATTTACCCTTTGTTAGTGTAAAATtgcattggcaggtggtggaaTTAGCTTCTTGTGTATCATTGGTGCCATGAATTAAAGTTTTCTATAATTCTATCCCTTTTTCTATATTAAaatcttataattttttatatttgagaaTTAGTGCAACCTATGAGAACAAATGAACAATGAAGTATGGTTTATCTTACACCAGGCAGAATTGTTACTACTAGATACTGCATATGGTTCCCTTTGAAGAGGtaagataaaatatttaaaaaagaaaaaaaatgaaatactAGAGTAGTTGAATTCTTTCTTTGTCATTAGACCAAAAAACAGAGGAAACACTTTGAACTTGTCATAGTAATGGTCATTCTTCTTTCATTTACTTTAAAAAATGTGTAATCTTTACAAGTAACCTATTGTACAAAATGTGTGTACTAATCTATGTCAGTATCCTGCAGCATGCGATTCATCGTCAATTCAAGTGAGAGGTGATTTGTTGGAAGACATCTTCACTGCATGAAATTGTTAGACCTCCCAGAGGATGATCATTGACgaatgaatttttgccggtgtagaaattatcaagtgatcaatcgtagtatagtctaaaccga includes:
- the LOC130933763 gene encoding phytochrome C-like, which gives rise to MCPHFAYMGNLVACVEQQALHGRGIYITNIHCYRFVSYFIGEELRKLIGAPVYIECSSKTQQNVKAVFDAAIKVVLQPPKQKKKKRKVFAILYLCCITHDGVGVPETLLNQMFGREGQESEEGISLLISRKLLKLMNGDVRYLRDAGKSSFILTVDWLLPRN